One Actinospica robiniae DSM 44927 genomic region harbors:
- a CDS encoding MgtC/SapB family protein: protein MQSPEWAAAINIAIGWALTFVLGFEREVRGAPAGDRTFSMIGLSAALIGTVAPHYPAVLGGAVTGIGFIGGGLCFRQSVKQQDQEREILHGVTTAASIFGAAAIGAIAGCGDLMVASVATVGILLSLEIRHIPLLRYLDARRWAHMFNDDGHRHFRLHDLEHALLHPHPHQEHSSFASPQEHAIPSQNTSTAPAETTSMSTDDTSIEEGDTLIEEAEAASILASQVIASGAMRGGR, encoded by the coding sequence ATGCAGAGTCCAGAGTGGGCTGCGGCCATCAACATCGCCATCGGCTGGGCCCTGACATTCGTCCTCGGCTTCGAACGCGAAGTGCGCGGCGCGCCCGCAGGAGACCGGACCTTCTCCATGATCGGCCTTAGCGCCGCACTGATAGGCACTGTCGCACCGCACTACCCCGCGGTCCTGGGCGGTGCCGTGACCGGCATCGGGTTCATCGGTGGCGGGCTCTGCTTCCGGCAGTCGGTCAAGCAGCAGGACCAGGAGCGGGAAATCCTCCACGGCGTGACCACGGCCGCATCGATCTTCGGGGCCGCGGCGATCGGCGCTATCGCAGGCTGTGGCGATCTGATGGTCGCGTCTGTGGCGACGGTGGGGATCCTGCTCTCGCTGGAGATCCGCCATATTCCGCTGCTGAGGTACCTCGACGCGCGGCGTTGGGCGCACATGTTCAACGACGACGGCCACCGCCACTTCAGGTTGCACGATCTCGAGCATGCTCTGCTGCACCCGCATCCGCACCAGGAGCACTCGAGCTTCGCTTCCCCGCAGGAGCATGCGATCCCCTCGCAGAACACGTCCACCGCCCCGGCGGAGACCACCTCGATGTCGACTGACGACACGTCAATAGAGGAGGGCGACACCTTGATAGAAGAGGCCGAGGCCGCCAGCATCCTCGCGAGCCAGGTCATCGCTTCGGGCGCGATGCGCGGCGGGCGCTGA
- a CDS encoding acyltransferase, with product MHWVWRQATETGKITSGSRAARRFAFFGDGSAIAFPQGTLLGERWISVGHFTLIGPHVTISAGFVPERDLGPHPIVRIGSGVVLGRGSHVVGHQSIEIGDDVYTGPYIYVTDQNHGYADPDVPIGKQWPINEPVSIGSGCWIGTAAVILPGAKLGQNVVVAAGSVVRGTFPDHCVVAGVPARIVRRLDPDGEWRTVGNGARGEAAEPASNGGHSQ from the coding sequence GTGCATTGGGTCTGGCGCCAGGCGACGGAAACCGGGAAGATCACCAGCGGTTCCCGCGCCGCCCGCCGCTTCGCCTTCTTCGGCGACGGCAGCGCGATCGCCTTCCCGCAGGGCACGCTGCTCGGAGAGCGGTGGATCTCAGTCGGCCACTTCACTCTGATCGGCCCGCACGTGACGATTTCCGCAGGGTTCGTTCCCGAGCGGGACCTCGGACCGCACCCCATCGTCCGGATCGGAAGCGGAGTCGTACTCGGCCGTGGAAGCCACGTCGTCGGCCACCAGTCCATCGAGATCGGTGACGACGTGTACACCGGCCCGTATATCTACGTCACGGACCAGAATCACGGTTATGCCGACCCGGACGTCCCGATCGGCAAGCAGTGGCCGATCAACGAGCCCGTCTCGATCGGCTCCGGCTGTTGGATCGGAACGGCAGCCGTGATCCTGCCCGGCGCGAAACTAGGCCAGAACGTCGTCGTGGCCGCAGGGTCGGTCGTTCGAGGCACCTTCCCCGACCACTGCGTGGTCGCTGGAGTGCCGGCGCGGATCGTCCGCAGACTGGACCCGGACGGTGAATGGCGCACGGTCGGCAATGGCGCGCGCGGCGAAGCCGCTGAACCGGCTTCGAACGGCGGGCATAGCCAGTGA
- a CDS encoding HAD-IIA family hydrolase: MKDREPVATWLTDMDGVLIHEGSMIPGADEFIRKLRDRGVPFLVLTNNSIYTPRDLRARLLATGIDLPEESIWTSALATAQFLDSQRPGGSAYVVGEAGLTTALHEAGYTLSESDPDYVVLGETRTYSFEAITRAIRLIDGGARFIATNPDATGPSLEGALPACGSVAALITRATGVEPYFVGKPNPVMMREGLNKIKAHSESTAMIGDRMDTDVKCGIEAGLETILVMTGITQQSDIERFPYRPSRVVKSIADLIPEVC, from the coding sequence GTGAAGGACCGCGAGCCGGTGGCGACCTGGCTGACGGACATGGACGGCGTGCTGATCCACGAGGGCAGCATGATTCCGGGAGCCGACGAGTTCATCCGCAAGCTCAGAGATCGCGGCGTGCCGTTCCTCGTCCTGACCAACAACTCGATCTACACGCCGCGGGATCTGCGGGCGCGGCTGCTGGCCACCGGCATCGATCTGCCGGAAGAGTCGATCTGGACGTCCGCGCTGGCCACGGCGCAGTTCCTCGACTCGCAGCGCCCGGGCGGCTCGGCCTATGTGGTCGGCGAGGCCGGGCTGACAACGGCCCTGCACGAGGCAGGGTACACGCTCTCCGAGTCCGACCCGGACTATGTCGTGCTGGGCGAGACCCGGACCTACAGCTTCGAGGCCATCACGCGGGCCATCCGCCTGATCGACGGCGGAGCTCGCTTCATCGCGACGAACCCCGACGCGACCGGGCCCTCCCTGGAAGGCGCGCTGCCGGCGTGCGGTTCCGTAGCGGCCCTGATCACCCGGGCGACCGGCGTTGAGCCGTACTTCGTCGGCAAGCCGAATCCGGTGATGATGCGCGAAGGACTGAACAAGATCAAGGCCCATTCGGAGTCGACGGCCATGATCGGCGACCGTATGGACACCGACGTCAAGTGCGGCATCGAAGCGGGCCTGGAAACCATCCTGGTGATGACCGGGATCACGCAGCAGAGCGACATCGAGCGGTTCCCGTATCGCCCGTCCAGAGTCGTGAAGTCGATCGCGGACCTCATCCCCGAGGTGTGCTGA
- a CDS encoding site-2 protease family protein, which translates to MSTVFLVVVAATVTGGVASWLGSGSRFAVFVFVFGLFFTVLCLHEFAHAYTAHRGGDTSIAARGYLDLNPLRYVNPVLSLLLPAIYLIIGGLPLPGGSVLVNRAAIRTRGGAALVSAAGPLMNVAAAGISMALIALFAPTVSFGSFSQIDEFAPHWAFWAGLSFFAYLQVAVAILNLIPVPGLDGYGIIEPYLRYETRRALDPIRPYGILAVLLLLFAFPPVRDGFSTLVEDILQWGQQPDAGPGQGLSLFKFWS; encoded by the coding sequence GTGAGCACGGTGTTCCTGGTGGTGGTCGCGGCCACGGTGACCGGCGGCGTGGCTTCCTGGTTGGGCTCGGGCTCCCGCTTCGCGGTGTTCGTCTTCGTCTTCGGCCTGTTCTTCACCGTCTTGTGCCTGCACGAGTTCGCGCACGCCTACACCGCGCACCGTGGGGGCGACACGTCGATCGCGGCCCGCGGCTACCTGGATCTCAACCCTCTGCGGTACGTGAACCCGGTGCTGTCACTGCTCCTCCCTGCGATTTATCTGATCATCGGAGGACTCCCCCTTCCGGGCGGGTCGGTGCTGGTGAACCGGGCTGCGATCCGGACGCGTGGCGGGGCGGCGCTGGTGTCTGCGGCGGGGCCGCTGATGAACGTGGCCGCGGCGGGGATCTCGATGGCGCTGATCGCGCTGTTCGCGCCGACGGTCTCCTTCGGGAGCTTCAGCCAGATCGACGAGTTCGCGCCGCACTGGGCGTTCTGGGCGGGACTCTCATTCTTCGCTTATCTGCAGGTGGCAGTGGCGATCTTGAACTTGATCCCGGTGCCCGGCCTCGACGGATACGGCATCATCGAGCCTTATCTGCGCTACGAGACGCGGCGGGCGCTCGACCCGATCCGCCCGTACGGGATCCTCGCGGTACTCCTGCTGCTGTTCGCGTTCCCGCCGGTCCGGGACGGTTTCTCCACGCTGGTGGAGGACATCCTGCAGTGGGGGCAGCAGCCGGACGCGGGCCCGGGCCAAGGTCTTTCGCTGTTCAAGTTCTGGAGCTAG
- the panB gene encoding 3-methyl-2-oxobutanoate hydroxymethyltransferase has translation MSITNEPVSSSAGASGEPKLTLYNGSTGTGRRVTVRDLALAKQRGERWPMLTAYDAMTAGVFDEAGIPVLLVGDSAGDNHLGYSNTVPVTVEELITLSGAVVRGTKRALIVADLPFGSYQSSPRQALETGTRFLKEAGVGAVKLEGGRRVLHQVEALVQAGIPVMAHIGLTPQSVNVLGGYRVQGRGEEEAERLLADAKALEAAGAFAVVLELVPAELAGRVTELLHVPTVGIGAGVGCDAQVQVWTDMAGMTAGNAPKHAKRYADMRGVLAGAAQAFAADVVAGAFPGPENSFH, from the coding sequence ATGTCTATAACCAATGAGCCTGTTTCCTCCTCCGCCGGGGCTTCCGGCGAACCGAAGCTCACCTTGTACAACGGCTCGACCGGTACCGGCCGCCGGGTGACGGTGCGCGATCTGGCGCTGGCGAAGCAGCGCGGCGAGCGCTGGCCGATGCTCACCGCTTACGACGCCATGACCGCGGGCGTGTTCGATGAGGCCGGGATCCCGGTGCTGCTGGTCGGCGACTCGGCCGGCGACAACCACCTCGGGTACAGCAACACCGTTCCGGTGACGGTCGAGGAGCTGATCACGCTGTCCGGGGCGGTCGTGCGCGGCACGAAGCGCGCGCTGATCGTCGCGGACCTGCCGTTCGGCTCATACCAGTCCTCTCCGCGTCAGGCCCTGGAGACCGGGACGAGGTTTCTGAAGGAAGCCGGCGTCGGCGCGGTCAAGCTCGAGGGCGGCCGCCGGGTGCTGCACCAGGTCGAGGCGCTGGTCCAGGCCGGGATACCGGTCATGGCGCACATCGGCCTGACTCCGCAGTCGGTGAACGTCCTGGGCGGTTACCGGGTGCAGGGGCGGGGCGAGGAGGAGGCGGAGCGCCTGCTCGCCGACGCCAAGGCGCTGGAGGCGGCGGGGGCGTTCGCGGTCGTGCTGGAGCTCGTGCCGGCGGAGCTGGCCGGGCGGGTGACGGAGTTGCTGCACGTCCCGACCGTCGGTATCGGCGCGGGCGTCGGTTGCGACGCCCAGGTCCAGGTCTGGACCGATATGGCGGGGATGACGGCGGGGAACGCGCCGAAGCACGCGAAGCGCTACGCGGATATGCGGGGCGTGTTGGCGGGTGCTGCGCAGGCGTTCGCCGCGGATGTGGTCGCGGGGGCGTTCCCGGGGCCGGAGAACAGCTTCCACTGA
- a CDS encoding sugar isomerase domain-containing protein has translation MAVNGAAVFTEIRSLLERVEATQQDAVAQAADLIADSLAAEGVLHIFGTGHSEALAMELSGRAGGLIPTNKLALRDSVLLGDLPTEALADPKAERDPELARKVWELAPIKADDVVLIASQSGGNGSTVEMALIAKAAGHKVIALTSLAHSRAITSRHPSGSRLFELADVVIDNGAPHGDAILPMPDGSAVCALSSIANAAIAQAIVAEVTGRLLDRGVEPPIYRSANVEGGDVHNDSWEARYAGRIRRSAY, from the coding sequence ATGGCCGTCAACGGTGCCGCGGTATTCACAGAGATCCGCTCCTTACTCGAGCGCGTCGAGGCCACCCAGCAGGACGCGGTGGCACAAGCCGCCGACCTGATCGCCGACAGCCTCGCCGCCGAGGGCGTGCTCCACATCTTCGGGACCGGTCACTCCGAGGCCCTCGCCATGGAGCTCAGCGGCCGTGCGGGCGGCCTCATCCCCACCAACAAACTTGCACTACGCGACTCGGTGCTTCTCGGCGACCTGCCCACCGAGGCCCTTGCCGACCCGAAGGCCGAGCGTGATCCCGAACTTGCCCGCAAGGTGTGGGAACTCGCCCCCATCAAGGCCGACGACGTCGTGCTGATCGCGTCGCAGTCCGGCGGCAACGGCTCGACCGTCGAAATGGCGCTCATCGCGAAAGCGGCCGGTCACAAAGTGATCGCGCTGACATCGCTCGCACACTCCCGAGCCATCACCTCGCGCCATCCCTCTGGTAGCCGGCTCTTCGAGCTCGCGGACGTCGTCATCGACAACGGCGCTCCCCACGGTGACGCCATCCTGCCGATGCCCGACGGCAGCGCCGTCTGTGCTCTCTCGTCGATTGCCAACGCCGCGATCGCCCAGGCCATCGTCGCGGAAGTCACCGGCAGGCTGCTCGATCGCGGCGTGGAGCCGCCGATCTACCGTTCGGCCAATGTCGAGGGAGGCGACGTGCATAACGACTCCTGGGAAGCCCGCTATGCCGGACGTATCCGGCGTAGCGCGTACTGA